The proteins below are encoded in one region of Cololabis saira isolate AMF1-May2022 chromosome 11, fColSai1.1, whole genome shotgun sequence:
- the swi5 gene encoding DNA repair protein SWI5 homolog isoform X1, protein MNDLYAFLPNILTNMNSDQSAESRSSANDSQVSTPEENDKTKVLKSTPPAGGTIRTPLTKKVHSHFKSPLHVAGSAKVNPAEEVAELERRREELDLEIAQLEEEGYMVEELEHHIDKLHEYNDIKDIGQSLLGRIAALRGTTTRDLYTHFGLELDD, encoded by the exons ATGAACGATCTTTATGCTTTTCTTCCTAACATACTAACCAATATGAACTCGGATCAGTCCGCTGAATCTCGCTCTAGTGCTAATGACTCTCAGGTCTCGACGCCGGAGGAAAACGACAAAACAAAAGTGCTGAAAAG tacgccccctgctggtgggacTATCAG AACCCCATTAACAAAGAAAGTACACTCCCACTTCAAGTCACCT CTTCATGTAGCTGGAAGTGCTAAAGTTAACCCTGCAGAGGAGGTGGCAGAGCtagagaggagaagagaggagttGGATTTAGAGATAGCACAGCTGGAGGAGGA GGGATATATGGTCGAGGAACTGGAacatcatattgataagttgcATGAATACAACGACATAAAAGACATTGGACAGTCACTCCTGGGTCGTATTG CTGCTCTGAGGGGGACCACCACACGAGATCTCTACACACACTTTGGTCTTGAACTGGATGACTAA
- the swi5 gene encoding DNA repair protein SWI5 homolog isoform X2 — MNDLYAFLPNILTNMNSDQSAESRSSANDSQVSTPEENDKTKVLKSTPPAGGTIRTPLTKKVHSHFKSPLHVAGSAKVNPAEEVAELERRREELDLEIAQLEEDCSEGDHHTRSLHTLWS, encoded by the exons ATGAACGATCTTTATGCTTTTCTTCCTAACATACTAACCAATATGAACTCGGATCAGTCCGCTGAATCTCGCTCTAGTGCTAATGACTCTCAGGTCTCGACGCCGGAGGAAAACGACAAAACAAAAGTGCTGAAAAG tacgccccctgctggtgggacTATCAG AACCCCATTAACAAAGAAAGTACACTCCCACTTCAAGTCACCT CTTCATGTAGCTGGAAGTGCTAAAGTTAACCCTGCAGAGGAGGTGGCAGAGCtagagaggagaagagaggagttGGATTTAGAGATAGCACAGCTGGAGGAGGA CTGCTCTGAGGGGGACCACCACACGAGATCTCTACACACACTTTGGTCTTGA